In Gemmatimonadota bacterium, a genomic segment contains:
- the eno gene encoding phosphopyruvate hydratase (catalyzes the formation of phosphoenolpyruvate from 2-phospho-D-glycerate in glycolysis) produces the protein MSAIASIRAREILDSRGNPTIEADVVLESGASGRAAVPSGASTGEFEALELRDGEAGRYGGKGVRRAVQNVNELIAPEVVGLDAADQVALDRALL, from the coding sequence ATGTCTGCCATCGCCAGCATTCGCGCGCGTGAAATCCTGGATTCCCGCGGTAACCCTACAATCGAAGCCGACGTGGTGCTGGAGAGCGGCGCGAGCGGCCGCGCGGCCGTGCCTAGCGGCGCCTCGACCGGCGAGTTCGAGGCGCTCGAGCTGCGCGACGGCGAGGCTGGGCGCTACGGCGGCAAGGGCGTGCGCCGCGCAGTGCAGAACGTGAACGAGCTGATCGCGCCCGAAGTCGTCGGGCTGGACGCCGCGGACCAGGTCGCGCTCGACCGCGCGCTGCTCG
- a CDS encoding 1-acyl-sn-glycerol-3-phosphate acyltransferase, whose product MIRSLWIILNLLVATLLLAGLVVLAAFLGIGTRIYDWAPRAWSRWMLRVSGTPVRLQGLEHVKLDGPQIFAANHQSWYDVFALAAVIPKRYRFVAKRELEAIPLFGRAWKAAGHISVDRGDRASAIRSLEQAGELIRRDNSSVVIFPEGTRTRTGQLLPFKKGAFMLALHTGVEIVPVAIFGTRRILPKGAWHVRPGPIIVRFGRPISTVEYTEADRDTLIAEVRGRIESLLAELPPTRRAS is encoded by the coding sequence GTGATCCGCAGCCTCTGGATAATACTCAACCTACTGGTGGCGACGCTGCTGCTGGCCGGACTTGTTGTGCTGGCCGCGTTCCTGGGCATTGGCACTCGCATCTACGACTGGGCGCCGCGCGCCTGGTCCCGCTGGATGCTGCGCGTGAGCGGCACGCCCGTGCGGCTGCAGGGGCTCGAGCACGTCAAGCTGGATGGTCCGCAGATCTTCGCGGCCAACCACCAGTCCTGGTACGATGTCTTTGCCCTGGCCGCGGTCATCCCCAAGCGCTACCGCTTCGTGGCCAAGCGGGAGCTGGAGGCGATCCCGCTCTTTGGCCGCGCCTGGAAGGCGGCCGGCCACATCTCGGTTGATCGCGGCGACCGCGCCTCCGCCATCCGCTCGCTGGAGCAGGCGGGTGAGCTGATCCGTCGCGACAACAGCTCGGTGGTGATCTTCCCGGAAGGCACACGCACGCGAACGGGGCAGCTCTTGCCCTTCAAGAAGGGCGCCTTCATGCTGGCGCTGCACACGGGGGTCGAGATCGTGCCCGTCGCCATCTTCGGCACGCGCCGGATCCTGCCCAAGGGCGCCTGGCACGTGCGTCCCGGCCCGATTATTGTTCGCTTTGGCCGGCCGATCTCGACCGTGGAGTATACCGAGGCCGACCGCGACACGCTCATCGCCGAGGTGCGCGGCCGGATCGAGTCGCTGCTCGCAGAGCTGCCTCCCACCCGCCGGGCGTCCTGA
- the thiL gene encoding thiamine-phosphate kinase, whose translation MRSVALGAGAEFDLIRRFLAAGAESGEGGPTANQLLVGPGDDCAVLAGGLVVGADLAVEGVHFRRDWLSPKEIGYRAAAASLSDLAAMAAQPLGILVALAVPPEDVPEPATEIMAGARTAAWEAGAMLLGGDLTASPGPLVLDVVVLGRAEPPVLRAGARPGDELWVTGELGTAAAAVRAWRRGRPPPPAARLAFARPRPRIREARWLAQQGVLHALIDLSDGLAGDAAHMAAAGGVAIVLDPEVLPVSACLSEEVSAAQEIWELALGGGEDYELCFAAPAGRVAPLVGEFEREFGVRLSAVGEVRAGSGVVVPGKEGRTEPLRVKGFRHFEGAAE comes from the coding sequence GTGAGGAGCGTTGCCCTGGGCGCCGGCGCCGAGTTCGACCTGATCCGCCGCTTCCTCGCGGCCGGCGCGGAGAGTGGCGAGGGCGGACCGACCGCGAACCAGTTGCTGGTCGGCCCGGGCGACGACTGCGCCGTGCTGGCCGGCGGGCTGGTGGTCGGCGCCGACCTGGCCGTCGAGGGCGTGCATTTCCGCCGCGACTGGCTGAGCCCGAAGGAGATCGGCTACCGCGCCGCGGCCGCGTCGCTCAGTGACCTGGCGGCTATGGCCGCTCAGCCCCTCGGCATCCTGGTCGCACTCGCCGTGCCGCCCGAGGACGTGCCGGAGCCGGCCACGGAGATCATGGCGGGCGCGCGAACGGCCGCCTGGGAGGCCGGCGCCATGCTGCTGGGCGGAGACCTGACCGCCTCGCCCGGACCACTGGTCCTGGACGTGGTCGTGCTGGGCCGCGCCGAGCCGCCCGTGCTGCGCGCCGGCGCGCGGCCAGGCGATGAGCTCTGGGTTACGGGAGAGCTGGGCACGGCGGCGGCAGCCGTCCGCGCCTGGCGGCGCGGCCGCCCGCCGCCGCCCGCCGCGCGCCTCGCCTTCGCGCGGCCACGCCCGCGCATCCGCGAGGCGCGCTGGCTCGCCCAGCAGGGTGTGCTGCACGCGCTCATTGACCTGTCCGACGGCCTGGCCGGCGACGCCGCGCACATGGCTGCGGCCGGCGGCGTCGCGATTGTTCTCGATCCGGAGGTCCTGCCCGTCAGTGCCTGTCTGAGCGAGGAGGTATCGGCTGCACAGGAGATCTGGGAGCTGGCGCTGGGCGGCGGCGAGGATTACGAGTTGTGCTTTGCCGCGCCGGCCGGCCGCGTCGCGCCGCTGGTTGGCGAATTTGAGCGGGAGTTCGGCGTGCGGCTGAGCGCGGTGGGCGAAGTGCGGGCCGGGAGCGGCGTCGTCGTCCCGGGCAAGGAGGGCCGGACCGAGCCGCTGCGCGTGAAGGGGTTCCGCCACTTCGAGGGAGCTGCCGAGTGA